One part of the Microlunatus elymi genome encodes these proteins:
- a CDS encoding TspO/MBR family protein codes for MSTELDLKRRSFVLSAAVVAAAAVAGSVGVDPKSRWYRSLRKPDWQPPAQAFGLVWTPLYAAIAWSGGRTLSRISPAERSGYVGTFAVNLVLNAGWNWLFFRARSPLAGLVGIAALNVSNAQLIKKTTATDRAAAAALLPYAAWCGFATALNASIWRLNRHE; via the coding sequence ATGAGCACCGAACTGGATCTGAAGCGCCGTAGCTTTGTCCTGAGCGCGGCTGTGGTGGCTGCGGCGGCAGTGGCCGGGTCTGTCGGTGTCGATCCGAAGTCTCGTTGGTACCGATCACTGCGCAAGCCAGACTGGCAGCCGCCCGCGCAGGCGTTCGGGTTGGTTTGGACGCCGCTATACGCCGCGATCGCTTGGTCCGGCGGACGAACGCTCAGTCGGATCAGCCCCGCTGAGCGCAGCGGTTACGTAGGCACGTTTGCTGTCAACCTTGTCCTGAACGCGGGCTGGAACTGGTTGTTCTTCAGAGCCCGCAGTCCGCTGGCCGGGCTGGTCGGCATCGCGGCGCTGAATGTCAGCAATGCTCAATTGATCAAGAAGACCACAGCAACCGATCGGGCCGCTGCAGCCGCCTTGTTGCCGTACGCCGCCTGGTGCGGCTTCGCCACAGCGCTGAACGCGTCGATCTGGAGACTCAATCGGCACGAGTGA